The Candidatus Deferrimicrobium sp. genome includes the window CGTCTTTTCGCCGTCGAAGGGGATCCCCGGTCCGGCGCGGTGGAAAATCTCCTTTGGAAACGGTCCGCAAGTCTGGTGCGAAAGGGGAAGGGGCGGGACACGGCCCTCGCGGTGATGGACCTTGGCGCTGTCGTTTGCCTGCCGAAAGCCCCTCGTTGCCCGGAGTGTCCCCTGAGTTCCCGCTGTTCGTCCTACCTCCGGGGACTCCAGGATTCGATCCCTCCGAAGCGCGCGAAAAAAACGACCCCTCATCGCGATGTCGTGGCGGCCGTGTTCCGCAGGAAGGACGGCGCGCTTTTCCTGATGCGTCGCCCGCACGACGGGCTTCTGGGAGGATTGTGGGCCTTCCCTTCTGGGAGGCGCGACCCGGGCGAGGCCCTTGAGGAAGCCCTGCGGCGTTCGGTTCGGGAGAAACTTCAGGTGCGTGCGGTGATTCAAAGACAGGTGGGGGCCGTACGGCACGCTTATTCCCACTACCGGATCACCCTTCATGGCTTTCTTTGCGAGTTATCGAGGGGGGCGTTGCCGGCGGGAGAGGGGACGGGGTGGCTCCCGGGACACGGGGAAGGGACGTTCGCCCTTCCAAGGGCCGACCGGAAACTGGTCGAAATCATCCATCGGGAGGAAGGAAGATGAACATCGGAGACGTTCTGAAGCCGGGAGGTCGCGGCGTGATCGGGACCGCATCGAAGGCGGGGGTGGTCAACATGGCGGTATACGCGGTTCCCCACGTCATGGACAACGAGACGGTCGTCTGGGGAATGACGGACGGCAGGACATGGGACAACGTCCGGGAGAACCCGAACGCGTCCTATACGTACTTCGCTCCCGGCGAGGGGTTCCGCGGGGCACGTCTCACGCTCTCGCTTTCCCGCACGGAGGATTCGGGGACGATGCTCACAAAGATCCGCGAGCGGACTGCCGCCTCGAGTCCCGGCAACCCGCAGGCGGTCAAGCATGTGGCGTATTTCAAGGTGGTCGAGACCCGGCCCCTTGTATAGCGAAACGGGAGGAGACACGGAGATGAAAACGCTTGCGGCGGTTCTCGCGATGGCCTTCGTGTTCGCCGGGGTTTCCCCGGCACGAGCGGGGGTGAAAACCGAAGTGGTGGAATATCGTCACGGAGGCGTCGTCCTGGAAGGATATCTGGCGTTCGACGACTCGATCCGGGGGAAACGGCCCGGGGTCGTCGTGGTCCACGAATGGTATGGTCACACCCCCTATGTCCGAATGCGGGCTGAGCAACTGGCGCGACTGGGGTACGTGGCGTTCGCGTTGGACATGTACGGCAAAGGCGTGCGGGCAAAGGACGCGAAGGAGGCGGCAGCCCTCGCGGGAATCTACATGGGGGACCGGAAGCTGATGCGGGCCCGCGCCGCCGCGGGGCTTGATGTTCTCCGGAACCGTCCGGAGGTCGACCCGGCGCGTCTTGCCGCGATCGGATACTGTTTCGGCGGAACCACCGTGCTCGAGATGGCCCGGAGCGGAGCGGACCTGGTGTCGGTGGTCAGCTTCCACGGACTGCTGAACACCCCGAACCCGGGGGATGCCCGGAATATCAAGGGGAAGGTGCTGGTCCTCCATGGCGGTGACGACCCGTCCGTCCCGATGAAACAGGTCGAGGCGTTCCAGGAGGAGATGCGCAAGGGGGGGGTGGACTGGCAGTTCATCTCCTACGGCGGGGCTGTCCACAGATTCACCAACCCAGAGGCGGGAAGCGACAACTCGAAGGGCGCGGCGTACAACGAAAGGGCGGACCGCCGATCATGGGAGGCGATGAAGGCCTTCTTCGCGGAAACCCTTAAATGAACTGGGTGTCCCCCCGGGGCGGTTCTTCCTGTAAAATAACCCCCCGGGGTGGACCCACCCCGCCATATATCCAGCGTGTCGAAAGGGGGGGATGATGAAGCGAGCAACCCTTCTCCTCGCATTTCTATTCCCGGCACTGGTGGCGATCGTCCCCTCCCACGCGAAAGAGATCAAGATCGGCCTGATCACGCCGCTTTCCGGCGACGTCAAGACATTCGGCGAATCGGTCCGAAACTCCTTCCTGATCGCCGTCGAGGAGGCGAACGCCAAGGGCGGAGTCGCCGGGATGAAAATCACCTACGTCGTCCAGGACGACAGGAACGACGCCACGGAGGCGGCGAACGTGGCGAACCTCCTCGTAAACCAGCAGCGCGTGAAGGCGATCGTGGGGTCGGTCACATCGAAGACGACGATCCCGGTTTCCGACATCATCCAGGCGGCGAAAATCCCGACGATCTCGCCCACAGCGACGAATCCGAAGGTTACGGTGGCGGACGGGAAGCGGAAGGACTATATGTTCCGTGGATGCTTCATCGACCCGTTCCAGGGAACCGTGATGGCGAAGTTCGCCCTGGAGACCCTGAAGGGGAAAAGCGCCGCGGTGCTGTACGACGCGTCGAACGACTACTCGATGGGGATCGCCGAGGTCTTCCGCGGCGCATTCAGAAAACAGGGCGGCAAGGTGGCGGCCTTCGAGTCGTACGGGAAGGACGACGTCGACTTTTCGGCCCTCCTGACCAAGGTGAAAGCATCGGGCGCCGACGTTCTCTTTCTGCCGGACTACTACAACAAGGTCGGCCTGATCGCCATGCAGGTCCGGGAGAAGGGTCTCAACGTCCGCTTGGTCGGTCCCGACGGATGGGATTCGCCGGATCTGGTGAAGATCGCCGGGAGAGCAATCGAAGGCGGTTATTTTTCCAATCACTACTCCCCGGACGACCGGCGGCCGGAAGTCGTCGCCTGGGTGAGGAAGTACAAGGAAAAACACGGCAAGATCCCCGACGCCCTCGGAACGCT containing:
- the mutY gene encoding A/G-specific adenine glycosylase; translation: MKLETREDPRSAVWISAELLRWFRKAARPMAWRETRDPYRIWVSEIMLQQTRVETVAPYYERFLRKFPDVDSLARATLDDVLKAWEGLGYYSRARNLHRAAGILLARHGAKVPRTIEALELLPGIGRSTAGAIAAIAFGEDVPILDANARRVVARLFAVEGDPRSGAVENLLWKRSASLVRKGKGRDTALAVMDLGAVVCLPKAPRCPECPLSSRCSSYLRGLQDSIPPKRAKKTTPHRDVVAAVFRRKDGALFLMRRPHDGLLGGLWAFPSGRRDPGEALEEALRRSVREKLQVRAVIQRQVGAVRHAYSHYRITLHGFLCELSRGALPAGEGTGWLPGHGEGTFALPRADRKLVEIIHREEGR
- a CDS encoding dienelactone hydrolase family protein → MKTLAAVLAMAFVFAGVSPARAGVKTEVVEYRHGGVVLEGYLAFDDSIRGKRPGVVVVHEWYGHTPYVRMRAEQLARLGYVAFALDMYGKGVRAKDAKEAAALAGIYMGDRKLMRARAAAGLDVLRNRPEVDPARLAAIGYCFGGTTVLEMARSGADLVSVVSFHGLLNTPNPGDARNIKGKVLVLHGGDDPSVPMKQVEAFQEEMRKGGVDWQFISYGGAVHRFTNPEAGSDNSKGAAYNERADRRSWEAMKAFFAETLK
- a CDS encoding ABC transporter substrate-binding protein, which gives rise to MKRATLLLAFLFPALVAIVPSHAKEIKIGLITPLSGDVKTFGESVRNSFLIAVEEANAKGGVAGMKITYVVQDDRNDATEAANVANLLVNQQRVKAIVGSVTSKTTIPVSDIIQAAKIPTISPTATNPKVTVADGKRKDYMFRGCFIDPFQGTVMAKFALETLKGKSAAVLYDASNDYSMGIAEVFRGAFRKQGGKVAAFESYGKDDVDFSALLTKVKASGADVLFLPDYYNKVGLIAMQVREKGLNVRLVGPDGWDSPDLVKIAGRAIEGGYFSNHYSPDDRRPEVVAWVRKYKEKHGKIPDALGTLAYDATNMLLEAIRKAGSDDPKKIRDALASIRDFKAVSGKSTMDKDGDMIKSAAILKIEGGKQKFVKMVNP